A single region of the Phycisphaerae bacterium genome encodes:
- a CDS encoding HlyD family efflux transporter periplasmic adaptor subunit: MADFAKTELDRLQKIRDVNAASDVEYRLAETNWRRSEAENQRDALQLAALRTMAAVSYIGPKSILDYIDRKSFDKDSLLRQLDEAKTQLEIEKRNLARATIASPIDGVVLKRHETRRQFLPAGTPLLTLGRPDDMEVVAEVLTERAMRVSPGDKVEIYGEGLNAGPIAGTVLRVYPAGFRKISSLGVEQQRVNVAVRLERRPERLGVDFRVQVRIYYDSATGVPTLPRTALFRGEDGGWQAMVVRGGVVVIVPVKVGLMNDDEAQIVEGLAAADDVVARPSTDIVAGMRVKVQSVR; this comes from the coding sequence GTGGCGGATTTCGCCAAGACTGAGCTGGATCGGTTGCAGAAGATCCGGGACGTCAACGCCGCCAGCGATGTCGAATATCGTTTGGCGGAGACCAACTGGCGGCGGTCGGAGGCCGAGAACCAAAGAGATGCGCTTCAGCTTGCCGCATTACGTACGATGGCCGCGGTCAGCTACATTGGGCCGAAGTCGATCCTCGATTACATCGACCGCAAGTCGTTCGACAAGGATTCGCTCTTGCGCCAACTTGATGAGGCCAAGACGCAGCTCGAGATCGAGAAGCGCAACCTGGCGCGGGCGACCATCGCGAGCCCGATCGATGGTGTGGTCTTGAAGCGGCACGAGACACGGCGGCAGTTTCTGCCCGCCGGCACGCCGCTCCTGACTCTGGGCAGGCCGGATGACATGGAGGTCGTCGCGGAGGTCCTCACTGAGCGTGCCATGCGGGTATCGCCCGGTGACAAGGTTGAGATCTATGGAGAGGGTTTAAATGCCGGGCCCATCGCAGGCACGGTCCTGCGGGTCTATCCGGCCGGCTTCAGGAAGATCAGCTCGTTGGGTGTTGAGCAGCAGCGGGTCAACGTAGCCGTACGGTTGGAGCGCCGGCCGGAGCGGCTTGGGGTCGATTTCCGGGTCCAGGTGCGGATCTACTACGATTCCGCGACCGGCGTGCCCACCTTGCCGCGGACCGCCTTGTTCCGCGGCGAAGACGGTGGCTGGCAGGCCATGGTAGTTCGCGGAGGTGTCGTCGTCATTGTACCCGTGAAGGTGGGGCTCATGAACGACGACGAGGCTCAGATCGTGGAGGGGCTGGCCGCAGCCGATGACGTGGTGGCCCGGCCTTCGACCGACATCGTCGCCGGAATGAGGGTGAAAGTGCAGAGTG